Part of the Thermodesulfobacteriota bacterium genome, CCTTCATAGGCCATCTCATAAAGTGCGATCACTTCGTCCACAGTCACGGTGCGCGGGTTATTGGCAATAGGCCTGGCCACGGTCATGGCAATCTTGGCCATCTTCGGTATATCTTTTTCAGGGATGTTAAGGTCTTTAAGAGACTCCGGAATGCCCACATCCGCGCACAGGAGGCGCACTGCCTCGCAGGCCATCTCGGCCGTCTCGCGCAGTGAGCCGTGTGATACATCTTCTCCCATGACTTCGTTGATGGCAGCGAACTTCGGAAGGTCTCCGACCAGATTATAGACCATTACATAAGGTAACAGCACCGCGTTGGCCAGGCCGTGCGGTATCCGGTATAGCCCCCCCAGAGGATAGGCCATGGCATGGACCAGCCCTACCCCGGCCGTGGCCAGGGCCAGCCCGCCGTAGAGACTGCCGAGGAGCATATCGCTTCTGGCCTCCAGGTCATCACCCTGGCAGTAAGCCCGCCGCAGACTTCCACTGATAAGCCTTATTCCTTCCAGGGCCCAGAGATCGGAGAAAGGTTGGGCGGCTCGCGAGACAAATGCCTCGAGGGCGTGGGTAAAGGCATCAATGCCCGTATAGGCGGTCACTAAAGGAGGCACAGAGGCAGTCAACGCCGGGTCGAGAATAGCCAGTTCCGGATAAAGGAAATCAGCGTTTATCCCCCCCTTAGACTTGGTCTTTTCATTGATGAAGACCGCCGTAAACGTGACCTCGCTGCCGGTCCCGGCCGTAGTGGGCACCATGATCTTGGGGACACCCGGCTTTTCCACCTTATTAAGCCCGACATAATCGACCGCTTTCCCCTTGTTTGTCAGAAGAACAGCCGCTGCCTTGGCAATGTCCATAGCCGAGCCGCCGCCGGACCCGATAACACAATCGCACCCGTTTTTGCGGGCCATCTCCGTGGCCCGGTCAGCCAGTTTCAGACCCGGTTCAGGATCGACCTCTTCAAACAGTGCATACGAAATGCCTGTTTTCTTGAGCGGTTCTTCCAGGTTGTTTAATAAACCGGCCTTGCGCAGGGACGGATCAGCAACTAAAAGCGGCTTAGTCCCCTTTAGTTTTTTGACGGCATCCGGCAGTTCGTCAATCACTCCGACCCCAAATCTTATAGATGTCGCAAGTTTAAAGGAAAAAGAGGCCATTATTACTCCTTTTATTGTAATTTCAATAAGTTATAAATACCAAAGCGCCATCAGTATAACAGAGTCACCTCCACTTTTCAAACAATTTAGTGTTCATCCGTCCCTAGGCCGTCCGTGCCATAGGCAGATTCGCCGGGGCGAACTTCACGCTTTCAACGATCAGCCATCATCTGTCAGCATGTTTGTTATCCGTTTAACCGTTGTCCGACATTTTCTTTCGGTAAACGGTCAACAGTGAACGGTGGACCGGCTTTATGCCGATAGCTGAGTGCTGACAGCTTTTCACATTTCCCTTGACTATCCGGTAAGAATCAGATATTAAAAAGAAACTTCCTAAATTATCCTAAAGTAATTTCTTTAAAGCTCGATAAGTATAAATAGAAGCTAAATGTAAAGTCGAACATGGAGGTACAAATGAGCTTTCCATGGCAGGAAAGCATAGCCAAGAGAAAAGCTAAGTTCTCATTTATCCGCTTTATTGTAGTGATTCTTTCCGTTATTAGTCTCTGCCTGGTATTCCCTGCATCTGACGGCCTTGCTAAAACTAAGAGGCCACTGATTGTTAAGGCTAAAGCCAAAAAGATAGTAGCTCATAAGAAGACTTCCAGCAAGAAATCAAAATCTCGCCATGCACGGAAAAGACTAAAAAGACATATCGCCTCCAACGTCTCGGGCACTAAGGCGTCTAGCATAGTTCAAAAAGAAAATTTTGTCCCCGATCGCAAGCCCCTTATGAAGGTCATCCCCCTGGAAAATGGGGATTATCTCCTTAAACCCCTTGATGGCAATAATGTTCAGAACAAGTCTCAGGAAGATACGGAGGGTAAGAACTCTATAGCAGACTCCCTGAATTCTGGCGGCAGTTCAAAACCCTCCCCAAATCCCGTATCTTCCCGGGTTGACCCCATTTCTTTAAAGGCGGTCAGCCCCGAGCCAACAGGCCTCTCGCACACAGATAAGCCCATAGAAGAAGGCTACTGCAAGCGTTTTGCCAACCTGCTGCTGACAACGGCAAAGCAACTGTTAGGCGCTCCTTACAGGCTGGGCGGTGTGTCGGGGTTAAGTGGCATTGACTGTTCCGGATTTGTACAAAAGGTCTTTGCTAAATTCGGCGTACACTTACCCCGCTCCAGCCGGGAACAAATAAAAGTAGGCATGCTGGTGACAAATAAATTTGACTGGTCAAAGCTCCGAATAGGCGATGTCCTGTTTTTTAGGCGGTCTCCATCGTCAGGGCAAATTGGGCATACTGGAATTTACATAGGTGAAGGCAAGATGATCCATGCCGCCCGGAGAGACAGGAGTGTAACCATTTCTTCCTTGGAAAAGCCTTACTATAAGAAGACCTTCGTAGCTGCGAAACGATTTTTTATCTTCTCCCCGCCCCAGTCTGGTAACATTTAAATATCCACGATCAATCTAAACAGATCACCCCCCTTACCATAAAAATATTTGCTCAATTTGACCTATCGTTTATATTAATGCCAATATGGCTAACGAACTTATATTGTTAAAAGAGAGATTAAATGCGCGAGAGCGGCAACATCTCTCATCCTATGCTACATTCAGCGCTGAAGCAGTGCGCCGACAACCGGAAGAACGCTTACTCCATGGCCATAGACAGGAATTTTCAGTCGATGCCGATCGCATCCTGCACTCCCAGGCCTACACCCGCTATATTGATAAGACACAAGTCTTCTCTCTCATCAAAAATGACCATATTACGCACCGCGTCCTCCACGTCCAATTAGTGTCAAAGGTAGGCCGGACTATTGGCCGGTATCTGGGACTGAACGAGGACCTTATTGAGGCTATAGCCCTGGGCCATGACATCGGGCATCCTCCTTTTGGCCATGACGGGGAGGGTTATCTCTCTGAAATATGTGTAAGGCACGGTATAGGTGCGTTCCAGCACAACATCCAGAGCGTGCGTTTCCTGGAAAAAATTGAACGTAAAGGCTGCGGATGGAACCTATCCTTACAGGTTCTAGACGGCATATTATGCCATGATGGTGAAGTGCACAACGCCCGTCTTGCCCCGCAGAAGAAAAAGACATTCTCTGCGTTAGAACAGGAGATGGAGACTAAGAAAAAAAATCCTAGGACAGAACTTATCCCCATGACCATGGAAGGATGCGTAGTGCGCATGGCAGACACCATCAGTTATATAGGGCGGGATGTAGAAGATGCCATCCGACTTAATCTTATCCGGCGTGAAGATATTCCTGAGCGCTGTAAAAAAAGATTGGGTGATACAAACGGCTCGATAGTCTATAACTTAGTAGAAGATATTCTGCTGTCGAGTATGGGGAAAAATTTTGTTGCCTTCAGTCCGGAAGTGGCCGATACCCTGAAGGAAATGAAAGATTTTAACATCGAAAGGATATATCGAAATCCGGCGATAAAGACCCAGGCGGCAAAAATCAAACGCCTCTACGACGATCTCTTTGCAAAATATCTAAAGGATATCCTGGACAACAACCAAGAATCAGGCATCTTTAAAGACTTTTTAGAGGGGATGATCCCATCCTACCAGGAAGAAACAGAGCCGGCCGAAGTAGCGCGCGACTTTATCGCCGGCATGACAGATGAGTATTTTCTGGAGCAGGGGCAAATAGCCTTCATGCCTCACCCCTTGCCGCGTAAATTTTGACAGAACCGGATAAGCAACCCTTCACCTTACGGCATCAAGGGAAAACAATTGACTAATGGGTGCTCTTTGGCTAAATTACCAGGTGTCATGACGTTCAACCCCACCTACAGCAACTTTATTTTATTTATAATGGCCGGGATAATAGTGGGTATAGCGGCCAGTTTTACCGGATTGGGCGGGGGTTTTATTATAGTTCCGCTCCTGATCTTCATCGGCTTTTCAGCTCAGGAGGCGGTGGGGACTTCTTTCGCGGCCATACTGGTTATTTCCCTCTCAGCGGTGTTTGCCCATAGTAAGTTTCAGCACGTGGATTTCAAGGTAGGAGCCCTGCTTGGCCTGGGTGGAATTTTAGGCGCCCAAGTCGGAGCAAGACTATTGCAAAACGTTTCTACAAGTACCTTCAAGAAGATATTTGCCGTCGTCTTGCTACTCCTGGCGGCAAAGATATTTTTTCAGAAATGAGCGCCAAAATGAACCAAGGACTGCGCATGGAAAATATTGAGGCCCGGGACCTGCCCGATGCCTGGTTCCAATGTGTCTATCACATCATAGAAAAGGGACACACCTATACTATCGAACGCGGCAGTTACGAAGGGCAAAAGCGGCTGGAGTTTGACTTTGTGGTGGTGCGTATAAAATATCCCGGCGTGCGGCCCCTTATTCCAGACATCCCGCCGTCCCTAGGCATACCAAATCCTGTAGCGCCGGGCTATGTAGAGGAATATCTCCCTTACCTCATGACCTCGGCCCGCAGGCCAAACGAAGAATATACATACGGTCAATATCTGGAACCGCAGATCCAAGAAGTCATTCGTATGTATAAAGAGGACGGCCACGGCACCAATCAGGCCTATATGACCGTGGGCGACCCCTCTACCATATACCTCAATGACCCTCCCTGTTTGCGCGGTATTGATACGCGTATCCGCTACGGCAAACTCCATTTCATGGTCTATTTCCGCTCCTGGGACCTGTGGAACGGCTTTCCGGCCAACTTGGCGGCCATACAGATGCTCAAAGAGTATATGGCCCAGGAGATTGGCGTGGAAGACGGAGAGATCATTGCCAGCAGTAAGGGTCTCCATCTGTATGACTATGCCTGGGAACTGGCCAAATTGCGCACCATGAAAGTGGCCAAATCATAAAATCCGAAGCGCGTCCGACAGAGGCCGATCCGCCCACGGCGGAAAATTCGAAACAATACTCAAATCCTAAGTCTAAATATCCAAACAGGTGTTGGGCATAAAGTGCCAGTAAAGGTCTTAGTCATTGGCGGCGGGGCCTCGGGTCTTATGGCCGCAGGCAGAGCGGCGGCTTGTGGGGCCAGTGTAACCTTGCTGGAAAAAATGCCGCGGCTTGGCCTAAAACTGGGCATCACAGGCAAGGGACGCTGCAATGTTACCAATATCGGCGCTATCAACGATTATGTAGCCAACTTTACACCAGATAGCCGCTTTTTGATCAATGCCTTCAATCGGTTTTTCCACGGCGATCTCATAGACTTCTTAGACAGATGGGGTGTGCCGACGGTGGTGGAACGCGGACAGCGCGTCTTTCCGGCCTCCAACCGCGCCCTTGATGTGGTCAGCGCCCTATTGCGATTCACCAAAGAACACGACGTATCCATCATTAAAAACTGTGCGGTGAAGCATATCCGGATGGAGAATAACCGGTTAGTTGGATTAGACACGAGTTGCGGCTATCTCGCCGCCGACCGGGTCATACTGGCTACGGGCGGGGCCTCGTATCCCCAAACCGGTTCCACCGGGGATGGGTTTCGGATGGCTCAGGAGTTAGGGCACACCATAGTCCCTATTAGGCCCTATCTCGTGCCTCTTTTGATAAAAGAACCTTGTGTTAAAAAACTCCAGGGGCTGGCTCTTAAAAATGTCCGGGCCTCTGTCTATGCCCGTGAGAAAAAGATCGGCGAAGAGTTCGGAGAGATGCTTTTTACCCATTTCGGCATCTCGGGCCCGATCATCCTGAGCCTGAGCCGGGTGGTGGTGGATCACATGGATAAGGGCCGGATAGAGATCGCCCTCTGTCTGAAACCAGCCCTGGATGCCAGGACCCTGGATGCCAGATTGATAAGAGAATTCCATAGTCAGGGGAAAAGACAGTTCAAAAATATCCTGTTAGCGCTGCTTCCCCAACGGCTGGCAGCTATTGTTCCAAATCTGCTTGCTATTCCGGGAGAGAAAAAAGGCGCAGAGATTACCATAGAAGAGCGGCGCAAGTTGGCAGATTTCCTGCACGATTGGCGGCTTACCTTAACCGGTGTCCGGCCCCTTGAAGAGGCTATTGTGACCGCAGGCGGGGTGTTGACGAGGGAGATCAATCCCGTTACCATGGAATCAAAAAAGATCCGGGGACTCTACTTTTGCGGTGAGATTATAGACCTCCAGGCCAAGACCGGCGGTTATAACCTACAGATGGCCTTCACCACCGGCTGGGTAGCGGGAGAATCTGCTGCAAGAAAATGATGCCAAGTATAGAAGCAACAAAAATCGACTTACGAGATATGACCCTACCCGAATTAGAGAGCTGGGTTTTATCTGCTGGCCTGGAGCGTTTCCGTGCCGGACAGATCTTCCGCTGGCTTTGGCGCAGCGATGTAACGTCCTTTGACCAGATGACCGATCTCGGGAAGGAACTGCGGGAAAAACTATTAGAGTTTTCTTATATCAGCCACCTTCATACCAAAGAGATTGAAAGATCGCAGGACGGCACACAAAAATTTCTCTTTGCGCTTTCAGACGGCAACCATATTGAGAGTGTTCTCATCCCGGAAAAAGGGCATTACACGTTGTGCCTGTCATCCCAGGCAGGCTGCGCCATGGGATGCCGGTTTTGTCTTACCGGAAGGGGCGGATTTAAACGTAACCTAAAGGCCCCGGAGATTGTAAGTCAGGTCTTGGCGGTCCAAAGGACGCTTCTCCCCGGGGAGAAGCTGACCAATCTGGTCTTTATGGGCATGGGCGAGCCCTTAGCCAACTATGAAAATGTTCTGAAGAGCCTGCAGATACTCCTTGCAGACAAGGGCTGCGGCTTTTCCAGCCGGAGGGTCACCGTATCCACGTGCGGGCTTGTACCCCAGATGGAAAAGCTGGGTAAGGATATCACGGTAAATCTGGCTGTCTCTCTCCACGCCCCGGATAATGAGACTCGCAGTTTTCTCATGCCCATCAACCGGACTTATCCCCTGGAGGTATTAATCGAGGCCTGCCGGCGCTTTCCCCTGCCGCAGCGGCGTATGATAACCTTCGAGTATCTTCTTATAAACGGGGTCAATGATTCCCCGGAGCAGGCCCGGGCCTTAGCCAAGCTATTAAGGGATAGCCGGGCTAAAATCAATCTTATCCCGTTTAATGCCTACCCGGGTTCAGAGTTCAAGCCCCCGCCACCGGAAAAGATCCTCGCCTTTCAGCAAATACTGATTAAAAACCATTACACAACGATGATCCGTCAGAGTAAGGGCGCCGATATCTCGGCGGCCTGCGGGCAATTGCACGCTCATGTTGTATATGGAAGCCAGCGAAGCGAAGAAGCCGTATAACTAAAACCCATCAAAAATAGACAATAGATCGGCATTTTTTATTTGACTACGCGACCGTTTTGGTTAGAGTACTTTTGGATTATTCACCGCCAGGACACAAAGAATGCCAAGAAAAATGTATAGTTCTCTTCTTTGCGCCTTTGCGGTGAAATATAACTTGCAAGTATGAAGGAGATTGTAGTGCAACCCATTGACTGTCGGGGGCTGGCCTGTCCTCAGCCGGTTCTTCGCACCAAGCAGGCCCTGGAAGAGATATCCACAGGCTCAATAATAGTTATAGTTGATAACGAAGCCGCTAAAGGAAATGTTACCCGCTTTGCGGAGAGCCAGGGATGTAAGGTCTCTGTTGAAGAAAAGGAGGGGGTTTTCTATCTCGCCATCGAAAAAAAAGAAGAGAGTAAGACAACCGGTACAATGCCTCCCAATTTTTTGACCTGTCAGCCGGGCCAACAGAAGATGCCCTCAAAAAAGGAGACCGCCTTTGTCTTTAAATCGGATCAAATGGGCGCCGGAGATGCAGCCCTGGGCAAGATACTCGTTCAGGCCCTGCTCAAGACCTTGTCCAGCGTGGATGAAAAACCAAACAAGTTGATCTTCTACAACCGTGGAGTATATTTAGCTATAGAAGGTTCAGAGGTACTTCCGATATTAAAAGACCTGGCGGCGAACGGTATGGAAATTCTGGTCTGTGGCACCTGCCTGGATTATTATCACCTGAAAGAAAAACTGGCTGTCGGCACTATTTCCAACATGTTTTCCATCCTGGAAACCATGGCCAAGGCCGATAAGGTCATTTTCCCATAAAACATGATGCCTATTTACTGTGATCAGGCCGCTACGTCTTTCCCTAAACCGAAAGCGGTAGTCGAGGCCATCTCGTCATTCCTTACCAATACTTCGGGAAGTCCGGGACGTTCGGCACACAGATACGCCATAGAGGCGGGGA contains:
- the yedF gene encoding sulfurtransferase-like selenium metabolism protein YedF, with the translated sequence MQPIDCRGLACPQPVLRTKQALEEISTGSIIVIVDNEAAKGNVTRFAESQGCKVSVEEKEGVFYLAIEKKEESKTTGTMPPNFLTCQPGQQKMPSKKETAFVFKSDQMGAGDAALGKILVQALLKTLSSVDEKPNKLIFYNRGVYLAIEGSEVLPILKDLAANGMEILVCGTCLDYYHLKEKLAVGTISNMFSILETMAKADKVIFP
- a CDS encoding iron-containing alcohol dehydrogenase, yielding MASFSFKLATSIRFGVGVIDELPDAVKKLKGTKPLLVADPSLRKAGLLNNLEEPLKKTGISYALFEEVDPEPGLKLADRATEMARKNGCDCVIGSGGGSAMDIAKAAAVLLTNKGKAVDYVGLNKVEKPGVPKIMVPTTAGTGSEVTFTAVFINEKTKSKGGINADFLYPELAILDPALTASVPPLVTAYTGIDAFTHALEAFVSRAAQPFSDLWALEGIRLISGSLRRAYCQGDDLEARSDMLLGSLYGGLALATAGVGLVHAMAYPLGGLYRIPHGLANAVLLPYVMVYNLVGDLPKFAAINEVMGEDVSHGSLRETAEMACEAVRLLCADVGIPESLKDLNIPEKDIPKMAKIAMTVARPIANNPRTVTVDEVIALYEMAYEGLD
- the rlmN gene encoding 23S rRNA (adenine(2503)-C(2))-methyltransferase RlmN produces the protein MEATKIDLRDMTLPELESWVLSAGLERFRAGQIFRWLWRSDVTSFDQMTDLGKELREKLLEFSYISHLHTKEIERSQDGTQKFLFALSDGNHIESVLIPEKGHYTLCLSSQAGCAMGCRFCLTGRGGFKRNLKAPEIVSQVLAVQRTLLPGEKLTNLVFMGMGEPLANYENVLKSLQILLADKGCGFSSRRVTVSTCGLVPQMEKLGKDITVNLAVSLHAPDNETRSFLMPINRTYPLEVLIEACRRFPLPQRRMITFEYLLINGVNDSPEQARALAKLLRDSRAKINLIPFNAYPGSEFKPPPPEKILAFQQILIKNHYTTMIRQSKGADISAACGQLHAHVVYGSQRSEEAV
- a CDS encoding C40 family peptidase; the protein is MSFPWQESIAKRKAKFSFIRFIVVILSVISLCLVFPASDGLAKTKRPLIVKAKAKKIVAHKKTSSKKSKSRHARKRLKRHIASNVSGTKASSIVQKENFVPDRKPLMKVIPLENGDYLLKPLDGNNVQNKSQEDTEGKNSIADSLNSGGSSKPSPNPVSSRVDPISLKAVSPEPTGLSHTDKPIEEGYCKRFANLLLTTAKQLLGAPYRLGGVSGLSGIDCSGFVQKVFAKFGVHLPRSSREQIKVGMLVTNKFDWSKLRIGDVLFFRRSPSSGQIGHTGIYIGEGKMIHAARRDRSVTISSLEKPYYKKTFVAAKRFFIFSPPQSGNI
- a CDS encoding HD domain-containing protein, which encodes MANELILLKERLNARERQHLSSYATFSAEAVRRQPEERLLHGHRQEFSVDADRILHSQAYTRYIDKTQVFSLIKNDHITHRVLHVQLVSKVGRTIGRYLGLNEDLIEAIALGHDIGHPPFGHDGEGYLSEICVRHGIGAFQHNIQSVRFLEKIERKGCGWNLSLQVLDGILCHDGEVHNARLAPQKKKTFSALEQEMETKKKNPRTELIPMTMEGCVVRMADTISYIGRDVEDAIRLNLIRREDIPERCKKRLGDTNGSIVYNLVEDILLSSMGKNFVAFSPEVADTLKEMKDFNIERIYRNPAIKTQAAKIKRLYDDLFAKYLKDILDNNQESGIFKDFLEGMIPSYQEETEPAEVARDFIAGMTDEYFLEQGQIAFMPHPLPRKF
- a CDS encoding thymidylate synthase is translated as MRMENIEARDLPDAWFQCVYHIIEKGHTYTIERGSYEGQKRLEFDFVVVRIKYPGVRPLIPDIPPSLGIPNPVAPGYVEEYLPYLMTSARRPNEEYTYGQYLEPQIQEVIRMYKEDGHGTNQAYMTVGDPSTIYLNDPPCLRGIDTRIRYGKLHFMVYFRSWDLWNGFPANLAAIQMLKEYMAQEIGVEDGEIIASSKGLHLYDYAWELAKLRTMKVAKS
- a CDS encoding NAD(P)/FAD-dependent oxidoreductase; its protein translation is MPVKVLVIGGGASGLMAAGRAAACGASVTLLEKMPRLGLKLGITGKGRCNVTNIGAINDYVANFTPDSRFLINAFNRFFHGDLIDFLDRWGVPTVVERGQRVFPASNRALDVVSALLRFTKEHDVSIIKNCAVKHIRMENNRLVGLDTSCGYLAADRVILATGGASYPQTGSTGDGFRMAQELGHTIVPIRPYLVPLLIKEPCVKKLQGLALKNVRASVYAREKKIGEEFGEMLFTHFGISGPIILSLSRVVVDHMDKGRIEIALCLKPALDARTLDARLIREFHSQGKRQFKNILLALLPQRLAAIVPNLLAIPGEKKGAEITIEERRKLADFLHDWRLTLTGVRPLEEAIVTAGGVLTREINPVTMESKKIRGLYFCGEIIDLQAKTGGYNLQMAFTTGWVAGESAARK
- a CDS encoding sulfite exporter TauE/SafE family protein, giving the protein MAKLPGVMTFNPTYSNFILFIMAGIIVGIAASFTGLGGGFIIVPLLIFIGFSAQEAVGTSFAAILVISLSAVFAHSKFQHVDFKVGALLGLGGILGAQVGARLLQNVSTSTFKKIFAVVLLLLAAKIFFQK